Below is a window of Tolypothrix bouteillei VB521301 DNA.
TGACAGTGACTAACGGTATGGGCTGGAGTTCCAACGGAAAAACCTTTTACCTGACAGATTCCGACCAACAAAAAATCTTTGCCTACGACTTCGATTCACAATCTGGTAAAATAAGCAACCGTCGTATATTTGTCGATCTAACTCACGAGTCATTTTTTCCCGATGGATTGACCGTAGATAGTGAAGGGAATATTTGGTCGGCAATGTGGGAAGGAGGATGTGTGATTCGCTTTGATTCTACAGGGAAAGAAGTTTTGCGGATAAGATTACCTGTCAAGTCTCCAACCAACTGCACCTTCGCTGGCGAGGATTTGAAATTACTTTACATCACGACTGCCTCCGTCGGGCTCAGCCAAGCAGAAATCGACAAGAGTGTTTCTTCTGGTGACTTGTTTGAAGTTCAAACCGATATTGTTGGGTTGCCTTCCTATCATTTTCAATCTTCGATTTAATGAAAATGGTAGATACACCCGAGTGAACACAAGGTCAGACAAAGTTTGAGCAGAGAATACACCCGATTTTGAAGAAGAAAGAACTCCGTGCCTGCGGAGGAATAACTTAAAGTATGTTCCATTCTTAAGACGCTTGTCTCAGTCAAAAGTAATATTCCCGTTAGAAACACCTCAATTTTTCTCAATCTCAGTTTTCTGGCTGTCTGTCGTGTCACTATTATTTGTCGGTAAAAGATAAATAATCCCAGAAATTAACGTCAGAGTAACGGAAATCCAAAAAGCGACAAGAGCAATCAAACGCCATTCAGGTAAAGGAGCAATTAAAAGTGCGATCGCTATAATTTGACTGACAGTTTTGAGTTTTCCCCAAATATTGGCTCCCGTGACTTTGGGTTGACTCACGCGCCAACCAGCGATCGCCAACTCTCGTGCCAAGATAAGAAACACACCCCAAGCAGGAACTCTTCCTAGCTCAATCAACACGAGTAAAGGTGCGAGTACCAAAAACTTATCTACCAACGGATCGAGAAACTTACCCAAATCGCTAATTTGATTGAGTTTTCGGGCTAAATAACCATCCAACCAATCTGTTAGAGAAGCAACCAGAAAAATTGCGACACAAATCCATTGCAATTTAGGTTCTGGGCTGTACAAAAGATACAGCAGAAATGGTATCCCTATTAAGCGAGAGAAGGTAATCCAGTTTGGTAAAGTCATAAAATTTTAGATCTTAATTCGATCTATATTCAAGATTAAAATGTCAAGCAAACTGAAAAGCAGTGTTTGCAGTCAATGGTTCTGGTAGTGCTTTTCCTTGTGCTTGGTATTCTTCTATCAAAAGTTCTAGAACTTCTTCACCATTTTTGAGTGCTTCAGCATAGGTATTGCCGTGAGTGTGTGCGTAGGGACCGAACTCTGGTAAGCTGACAATGTATTTACAATCCTCTGTTGACCATTGAATAATAATGCTGTAATGAAGTTTCATTTTTTTACTCTCCCTCGTTCTCTGGTTCCTCCAACCCTTGCAAATCTCTCAGTGCGTTTCTCACATCTTTTTCTTGATATCGCCCTGCATTATCTCCATCTTTACCAGAAAGAGTGAGACTGTAAGGTAGGTTTGGATGACTCCACACAGTATGAGTGCCTTTACCGGGTCAGTAGGTAAATCCGGTTTTCAAGAGCATTGCTTTCAGTTCCCGAATTTTCTTAGGCAAATTGGAAATTTGGAATGTGACTACTGAATATCTTGCCACAGATACTTCATTATGACTCAACCAATGGATTTAGATGTAAGAATAGAACGCGATTCAATGGGCGATCGCTCCATACCATGTAGCGCGTACTACGGTATTCAAACACTGCGGGCAACAGAAAACTTCCCTATAAGTGGCATTAAGCCTTTACCCACTTACGTAGATGCGTGTATTATCATCAAAAAAGCGACAGCTATTGTCAACGGCAAACTAGGGTGTATTCCCCAAGAGATCGGTCAGGCGATCGTACAAGCTGCAGATGAAGTGTTAGCAGGGAAATTGCGCGACCAATTTGTGGTAGATGTCTACCAAGCAGGTGCGGGGACTTCCCATCACATGAATGTTAACGAAGTTTTAGCGAATCGAGCGCTAGAAATTCTTGGAGAACAAAAGGGCAATTACAAACGTGTTAGCCCAAACGATCATGTAAATTACGGGCAATCTACCAATGATGTGATTCCCACGGCAATTCGGATTGGTGGCTTGCTGGCATTGTCAAAAACACTACACCCAGCATTAGAAAACGCCATCGCAGCACTTGAAGAAAAAGCCCAAGAATTCCAAAACGTTGTCAGATCTGGCAGAACCCACATGCAAGATGCTGTACCCGTGCGCTTGGGAGAAAACTTCCGTGCATGGGCGCACATCCTTACAGAACATCAAAATCGAATATATACAGCGTCTTCAGACTTAATGATACTGGGTTTGGGAGGCAGTGCAGCAGGTACGGGGTTAAATACTCACCCTCAATATCGAGCATCTGTTGTTCAAGCGATTGCGGAAATCATTAACTTTCCCTTAGAACCAGCACCGCACTTAATGGCAGCAATGCAAAGTATGGCACCATTTGTCAATGTTTCTGGTGCTTTACGCAATTTAGCTCAAGATTTAGTCAAAATATCTCATGACCTCCGGTTGATGGACTCCGGACCAAAAACTGGTTTAAAAGAAATTCAGTTACCACCAGTTCAACCAGGTTCCTCAATCATGCCAGGTAAGTACAACCCTGTCATGGCAGAAATGACATCAATGGTCTGCTTTCAGGTCATGGGTTACGATCATGCGATCGCTCTAGCTGCACAAGCAGGACAACTAGAACTGAACGTTATGATGCCCCTTATCGCC
It encodes the following:
- a CDS encoding SMP-30/gluconolactonase/LRE family protein, whose product is MNKPQYQLNNVLASRARLGESPVWDATQKLLYWVDIYNYRVHQFNRATGHNSFFDVGDVVGCIGLAGANRLIMAQRDRLAFLNTQTGDITPIIQVEADKPNNRFNDGKCDPQGRFWFGSMSQEKSQASLYRYDPDNSLHLMETGLTVTNGMGWSSNGKTFYLTDSDQQKIFAYDFDSQSGKISNRRIFVDLTHESFFPDGLTVDSEGNIWSAMWEGGCVIRFDSTGKEVLRIRLPVKSPTNCTFAGEDLKLLYITTASVGLSQAEIDKSVSSGDLFEVQTDIVGLPSYHFQSSI
- the pgsA gene encoding CDP-diacylglycerol--glycerol-3-phosphate 3-phosphatidyltransferase, with amino-acid sequence MTLPNWITFSRLIGIPFLLYLLYSPEPKLQWICVAIFLVASLTDWLDGYLARKLNQISDLGKFLDPLVDKFLVLAPLLVLIELGRVPAWGVFLILARELAIAGWRVSQPKVTGANIWGKLKTVSQIIAIALLIAPLPEWRLIALVAFWISVTLTLISGIIYLLPTNNSDTTDSQKTEIEKN
- a CDS encoding type II toxin-antitoxin system HicB family antitoxin, which encodes MKLHYSIIIQWSTEDCKYIVSLPEFGPYAHTHGNTYAEALKNGEEVLELLIEEYQAQGKALPEPLTANTAFQFA
- a CDS encoding aspartate ammonia-lyase; translated protein: MTQPMDLDVRIERDSMGDRSIPCSAYYGIQTLRATENFPISGIKPLPTYVDACIIIKKATAIVNGKLGCIPQEIGQAIVQAADEVLAGKLRDQFVVDVYQAGAGTSHHMNVNEVLANRALEILGEQKGNYKRVSPNDHVNYGQSTNDVIPTAIRIGGLLALSKTLHPALENAIAALEEKAQEFQNVVRSGRTHMQDAVPVRLGENFRAWAHILTEHQNRIYTASSDLMILGLGGSAAGTGLNTHPQYRASVVQAIAEIINFPLEPAPHLMAAMQSMAPFVNVSGALRNLAQDLVKISHDLRLMDSGPKTGLKEIQLPPVQPGSSIMPGKYNPVMAEMTSMVCFQVMGYDHAIALAAQAGQLELNVMMPLIAYNLIHSIEILGNTIAALTERCIKGITAYQERCLAYAEGSLALVTALNTHIGYLNAAAVAKESLETGQSLRQIVLERGLMSEEELAKVLNLEQMSAIVPLTIQDGKSE